One window of the Pieris brassicae chromosome Z, ilPieBrab1.1, whole genome shotgun sequence genome contains the following:
- the LOC123719006 gene encoding TBC1 domain family member 13 isoform X2, with protein MSLHKARIKAFEDVLSTDEIDINILQSLAFNEEKGLRSLIWKIFLHYIPKQRNKWEATLKKQRSLYKEFIEEMIVSPGGPTDHPLSISPESSWSKYFKDNEVLLQIDKDVRRLCPEISFFQSATEFPCSEVVNSNGLKRLHQRVEQKVLNYSTLEQRGFGLVKLNNVIRRTENLSGDYVPLKEGAEAHWEVVERMLFLYAKLNPGQGYVQGMNEIIGPIYHTFAVDPDMEQRKNAEADCFFCFTNLMAEIRDFFIRSLDETESGINNMMFRLSERLKINDYAVWERLSKQELRPQYYSFRWLTLLLSQEFSLPDVERIWDSLFADSTRFDFLISVCCAMILLVRDDLMTGDFASNVKLLQHFPPMDVSLIVTKARTIRL; from the exons ATGAGTTTACATAAGGCCAG aatTAAAGCTTTTGAAGATGTCCTCAGTACTGATGAGATTGACATTAACATACTTCAATCATTGGCATTTAAtg AAGAAAAAGGCCTTCGTTCTCTGATATGGAAGATATTTCTTCACTACATTCCAAAACAGAGAAACAAATGGGAAGCCACacttaaaaaacaaagatccCTGTATAAGGAGTTCATAG AGGAAATGATAGTATCTCCAGGTGGTCCCACTGATCATCCTCTAAGTATAAGTCCTGAAAGCTCTTGgagtaaatatttcaaagataaTGAAGTTCTTTTACAAATTGATAAAGATGTAAGAAGATTATGTCCAGAGATATCCTTTTTTCAATCCGCTACTGAATTTCCCTGCTCAGAA gtAGTAAATAGCAATGGATTGAAACGTTTACATCAACGAGTGGAGCAAAAAGTTTTGAACTATTCAACACTAGAACAAAGAGGATTCGGATTAGTCAAG CTCAACAATGTTATTCGTCGTACGGAGAATCTAAGTGGGGACTATGTACCATTGAAGGAGGGAGCTGAAGCTCACTGGGAAGTGGTGGAGAGGATGCTCTTCCTTTATGCAAAGCTGAACCCTGGCCAGGGCTACGTCCAAGGCATGAATGAAATAATTGGACCAATATATCATACCTTTGCTGTTGATCCTGATATGGAACAAAgaa AGAACGCGGAAGCCGACTGTTTCTTCTGTTTTACAAACCTGATGGCTGAGATACGAGATTTCTTCATTCGTTCACTTGACGAGACCGAGAGtggtattaataatatgatgtTTCGTTTAAGTGaacgattaaaaattaatgattacGCTGTCTGGGAGAGACTTTCCAAGCAGGAGTTGCGACCGCAGTACTACAGCTTcag atgGCTGACACTTCTGCTGTCACAAGAGTTTTCTCTCCCCGATGTTGAGCGTATATGGGATTCCTTATTCGCGGACAGCACTAGGTTCGATTTCCTGATAAGTGTCTGCTGCGCCATGATTCT GTTAGTGAGGGACGACTTAATGACCGGAGATTTTGCGTCTAACGTGAAGTTACTGCAACATTTTCCACCCATGGATGTATCTCTTATTGTTACTAAAGCGAGAACAATACGTTTGTAG
- the LOC123719006 gene encoding TBC1 domain family member 13 isoform X1 has translation MSLHKARIKAFEDVLSTDEIDINILQSLAFNGITEEKGLRSLIWKIFLHYIPKQRNKWEATLKKQRSLYKEFIEEMIVSPGGPTDHPLSISPESSWSKYFKDNEVLLQIDKDVRRLCPEISFFQSATEFPCSEVVNSNGLKRLHQRVEQKVLNYSTLEQRGFGLVKLNNVIRRTENLSGDYVPLKEGAEAHWEVVERMLFLYAKLNPGQGYVQGMNEIIGPIYHTFAVDPDMEQRKNAEADCFFCFTNLMAEIRDFFIRSLDETESGINNMMFRLSERLKINDYAVWERLSKQELRPQYYSFRWLTLLLSQEFSLPDVERIWDSLFADSTRFDFLISVCCAMILLVRDDLMTGDFASNVKLLQHFPPMDVSLIVTKARTIRL, from the exons ATGAGTTTACATAAGGCCAG aatTAAAGCTTTTGAAGATGTCCTCAGTACTGATGAGATTGACATTAACATACTTCAATCATTGGCATTTAAtg GTATTACAGAAGAAAAAGGCCTTCGTTCTCTGATATGGAAGATATTTCTTCACTACATTCCAAAACAGAGAAACAAATGGGAAGCCACacttaaaaaacaaagatccCTGTATAAGGAGTTCATAG AGGAAATGATAGTATCTCCAGGTGGTCCCACTGATCATCCTCTAAGTATAAGTCCTGAAAGCTCTTGgagtaaatatttcaaagataaTGAAGTTCTTTTACAAATTGATAAAGATGTAAGAAGATTATGTCCAGAGATATCCTTTTTTCAATCCGCTACTGAATTTCCCTGCTCAGAA gtAGTAAATAGCAATGGATTGAAACGTTTACATCAACGAGTGGAGCAAAAAGTTTTGAACTATTCAACACTAGAACAAAGAGGATTCGGATTAGTCAAG CTCAACAATGTTATTCGTCGTACGGAGAATCTAAGTGGGGACTATGTACCATTGAAGGAGGGAGCTGAAGCTCACTGGGAAGTGGTGGAGAGGATGCTCTTCCTTTATGCAAAGCTGAACCCTGGCCAGGGCTACGTCCAAGGCATGAATGAAATAATTGGACCAATATATCATACCTTTGCTGTTGATCCTGATATGGAACAAAgaa AGAACGCGGAAGCCGACTGTTTCTTCTGTTTTACAAACCTGATGGCTGAGATACGAGATTTCTTCATTCGTTCACTTGACGAGACCGAGAGtggtattaataatatgatgtTTCGTTTAAGTGaacgattaaaaattaatgattacGCTGTCTGGGAGAGACTTTCCAAGCAGGAGTTGCGACCGCAGTACTACAGCTTcag atgGCTGACACTTCTGCTGTCACAAGAGTTTTCTCTCCCCGATGTTGAGCGTATATGGGATTCCTTATTCGCGGACAGCACTAGGTTCGATTTCCTGATAAGTGTCTGCTGCGCCATGATTCT GTTAGTGAGGGACGACTTAATGACCGGAGATTTTGCGTCTAACGTGAAGTTACTGCAACATTTTCCACCCATGGATGTATCTCTTATTGTTACTAAAGCGAGAACAATACGTTTGTAG
- the LOC123719006 gene encoding TBC1 domain family member 13 isoform X3 yields MSLHKARIKAFEDVLSTDEIDINILQSLAFNGITEEKGLRSLIWKIFLHYIPKQRNKWEATLKKQRSLYKEFIEEMIVSPGGPTDHPLSISPESSWSKYFKDNEVLLQIDKDVRRLCPEISFFQSATEFPCSELNNVIRRTENLSGDYVPLKEGAEAHWEVVERMLFLYAKLNPGQGYVQGMNEIIGPIYHTFAVDPDMEQRKNAEADCFFCFTNLMAEIRDFFIRSLDETESGINNMMFRLSERLKINDYAVWERLSKQELRPQYYSFRWLTLLLSQEFSLPDVERIWDSLFADSTRFDFLISVCCAMILLVRDDLMTGDFASNVKLLQHFPPMDVSLIVTKARTIRL; encoded by the exons ATGAGTTTACATAAGGCCAG aatTAAAGCTTTTGAAGATGTCCTCAGTACTGATGAGATTGACATTAACATACTTCAATCATTGGCATTTAAtg GTATTACAGAAGAAAAAGGCCTTCGTTCTCTGATATGGAAGATATTTCTTCACTACATTCCAAAACAGAGAAACAAATGGGAAGCCACacttaaaaaacaaagatccCTGTATAAGGAGTTCATAG AGGAAATGATAGTATCTCCAGGTGGTCCCACTGATCATCCTCTAAGTATAAGTCCTGAAAGCTCTTGgagtaaatatttcaaagataaTGAAGTTCTTTTACAAATTGATAAAGATGTAAGAAGATTATGTCCAGAGATATCCTTTTTTCAATCCGCTACTGAATTTCCCTGCTCAGAA CTCAACAATGTTATTCGTCGTACGGAGAATCTAAGTGGGGACTATGTACCATTGAAGGAGGGAGCTGAAGCTCACTGGGAAGTGGTGGAGAGGATGCTCTTCCTTTATGCAAAGCTGAACCCTGGCCAGGGCTACGTCCAAGGCATGAATGAAATAATTGGACCAATATATCATACCTTTGCTGTTGATCCTGATATGGAACAAAgaa AGAACGCGGAAGCCGACTGTTTCTTCTGTTTTACAAACCTGATGGCTGAGATACGAGATTTCTTCATTCGTTCACTTGACGAGACCGAGAGtggtattaataatatgatgtTTCGTTTAAGTGaacgattaaaaattaatgattacGCTGTCTGGGAGAGACTTTCCAAGCAGGAGTTGCGACCGCAGTACTACAGCTTcag atgGCTGACACTTCTGCTGTCACAAGAGTTTTCTCTCCCCGATGTTGAGCGTATATGGGATTCCTTATTCGCGGACAGCACTAGGTTCGATTTCCTGATAAGTGTCTGCTGCGCCATGATTCT GTTAGTGAGGGACGACTTAATGACCGGAGATTTTGCGTCTAACGTGAAGTTACTGCAACATTTTCCACCCATGGATGTATCTCTTATTGTTACTAAAGCGAGAACAATACGTTTGTAG